The DNA region ATTCATGAATGCTGATACTTACACAACATTATCTTCTATCTATATGTTTCACCAAATAATTTTTagcagtaaaaataaaatatgaagacAAAGTTATAGGATATTAAAGACATGTTGAGGGTGAGCCTGAAGGTTCCATCCAAGAGTTTTGGTTTGGTTTAGAACTTTTGATACTGCTTGCAAGTAATCCTTTGAGTCTATATGTAAACAGTTATCATATcaccttcttttccttccaagTTACAAGGTCGGTTGAGAAGGGGGTATGGTTAAAGATTTAAGGAGGTATATTGAACAATAACCTTTAATTTGAACAAGCATGAGTGAACCTAGCCCAGACTCCAGAGTGATATGGGCCCTAGGCAAGTCCATAGACCCATGAACCAATCGAGTGAAACCTAACccctaataaaaataaaaatgaaagcctTGGTAGGGGTTTGTAAAGCACCCGAAAGAGAAGAAGTGAAAGAAAGCATCAGCCGCGGCGGTGTTAGGTAGGCGGAGCCATGGCGGCGCCTGAATCCCCTCTCTGTTACGTCGGTGTCGCGAGGCAATCCGCTGCTTTTCGCCTGATGAAGCAAATGGTGCACCCTCTCTCCTTCagctaatttttgttttgaactagatttattcatttaaattatgCATGTCATTAGGGGTGGGAAGAAGGAGAAGGTCTTGGAAAAGAGAAGCAGGGGATCAAAGGACACGTTCGAGTTAAAAACAAACAGGACACTATTGGTATTGGCCTTGAGAAGCCAAACAACTGGGCCTTCGACACCACTCAGTTTGATAATATTCTTAAGAGATTGAAAGTTGTATGTTTCTTCCTCCtctctctttcttgttttttgtttttctccttcattcttTGCCTGAGATCTTTCTTTCGATGTGACGAGTAGCAAGCACCGCAATCCCATGACATAGAGGAAAAAGTGGAAACCAAGGCTAGTGTTCCTGTTGATAATGAGGAGGATTCTGTCCCCAAAACTACAAGACCACAAGGAAGGTCTGTATATCTCCTATATTTGGTGTTGTCCACTATATATTGTTTTAACTGTGCTGAATTTtgctttgctttgctttcagaTACGCGAGAAGAGAGAGGGGGAAGCTTGTCTCGCAATATTCCTTGAAGGATCTGGAAGGAATTCTTGTAAGTTCTAACCTGGGATATACCATTCACTAAACATCTTAAGAAcctcaatatttttcttattagtctattattttgaaaatatggtGATGCTGACTTGCCTTGTGGTCACTATGTGATGTAGTGATTTAGGGTTTCTTTATCTAGTGGCTATTacagttgaaaaatgaaatggCTTTTATTTACAATTGCAATAAGGTGCATGGCACAACTCCATTTGCTAAAATTGAATGAATAACTATGTCAATAATTGTTGGAAATGGAATTGGGTTCTGATATTGGCTGTCGGATTATTGGACTTACCAAACCATGCTAATTTGTGCATTCTAcctttttgttattttagttaCTGGATTCTGTCAATAAATTTGCTTCTGCATTTGATTCAATGAACCAAGAACAACTAGTACTGTTAAAGATTGTTTCTGGCTTGTAACATTCTCTGATATCACAGAGGAAGCCCAACTTTAGTTCCATTAAACTTAATTTAGACAGAGACTGACCGTAGATTGCAATCTTCTCAAATTTCATTACATGAATGGATGCTTTAAGATCAGATGCCCCTTgcacttctttttttctttctttttgaaaaggcTTGTTACTttaatattaactaaaatttaagtATTAAGCTAATGGTGTTAGCATTTTTGATAATAAAGCTTCTTAAATGTGTATTTCAGTTTTATTTGATACAAGGTTGTCATTGGTTGTTTACTTCTATGATTTTGGTGATAGGTTAAAAAGGGTGACGTATCTGGGAGTACTGATAATTCTGATGGTGAACTGGACATGTTAAAGACATCTGAAATTCAAAAATTTGAAGATGAAGGTATACACTTGAActaaaatgatgtttttatgacatttaTGTTGATTGACATCACATGATATATGGTTACTGCATTGGTACAGGAAGCAAATATCCTGCTATACCTCCAGATTGGTGGGGCTACAAGTATGGTTTTGTCTCTGGTGGATTTCTTGGAGCAgaatcaaagaagaaaaagtccATGATTTCTGGTAAGGCAGAGAGGACTGCATTTTTCGAAGAGGATCAAGAAAACCTTTATAATCTAGTCCAGGTATGTGACCTCTTCCCTAGTGAACTTGTTACCTGTTGTATATTTCATTTTGTCAAATAGTAAGAGTGTTATAATCATCTATAATGCTCAATACTAAGAAGGATATGGTGATGCTCAACCTAAGAAGCATGGCGGCGGCTGCGCAGGGGCGTGTCCCGCGTCGGAATCGCACCAGATACTTATTCGGACATGACTCACATTCAACGTGGTGTCGGGTGCATTTAAGTTTTGCCGGACACGGTTGGGCTGTTGGACATGCGCAATTGGATCCATCTGGGTGCGAACACGTGCAGAGCTCGTCGCTGCCGCACGCAAAGCATGCCGTCACTGCGCTCAGACCTCCGTCGCTGTGCGTAGACCGGGtaaatagaaaatgaagaagaaacctCGTGGCCATAGTGAATAGCCTTCATCATGGCTTAACAACTGTCTTTGCTGCTGCTAATGAGTGCCACCACCTTCATCGTCATCGCTGCTTCCATGGCTTAGTAGTGTTGCGTCTTAGGACTGCACTTACTGGACAAACAGAAAAGCAGCAGCAGTAAAAATGTTGCGTTTTGATTTCTCTTGCTTTCTGTTGGGCTGCCCTGCCTAGAAATAGAAAGACTGGATTGCTTGTGTTATTTACACCCGCACtaccaataaataaaaaattgcaagaatgataatattttttatttaaatgattatGAAGACATAATTTTTCTTAGATTTATTAtcatatgaatatataaattttattttcatgtttgatcatatttaaatttgtcaTGTTGATATTGAtcatattttacatatataaatgtaCACCCGTGTCTGTGTCCATGTTGTGTCCAATACCATGTCCGAATCTGTGCTTCTTAGTGCTCAACTGATATCTTAACTCTAGTGCTACATTGTGGTAATAATTTCATAGCCAAACCTGAAggatgtaataattaattatatagtaATTGTTATGACAGGAGAAATCCACAACGGGGAAGCAAGGACTAGGCATCAAGGACAGACCCAAGAAAGTAGCTGGCTGCTATTTTCAGGGTAAAAAGAAATCCTTTGATGATAGTGATGAAGATTCTGCTGATAACGATTCCCTGGAACAAGCAGCAAATGATGACTTAATTAAAGTAGAAAAGATTGTTGAAGGCAAAGTGAAGCTGAAAAAGTTGTGCAAACAGATTTTACAACAGGTGAGACTTATTTCTTGTTTTGCTAGtatttttttccccttattGGGAAATTCTTGACTGATTACTTTTTGCCTAATTACAGGTGCCTGGAGAATCATTGAAACTGAAACAGCTCAAAGTTCTTATTGATGAACATTCATCTTCAATTTtgtctgatttttcttcaagaaGAGAGTCTGTTGCTTACTTGAAGCAAAAGGTATGGTTACCTTAATCATATATCATAGTTAGACAATTCACTTTGAATCAAGAGATGTAATGTTATTGACAAATGCTCCAAATATgtgtataaaattatcattccgCAAGGTGTCAAGGATTATTGTTGTTATCACTTTGATAAGTCTTAAACTATGTGAATAACCGAAATTTGATTGATTCACAGATTAATGTTCATCAaacatgaacaaaaaaaaaattcagaaaggctaaattatattcttttatgtCCTCTTATATTATTGTCAAAATTATCTGGCTAAAATTTGTGGATGGACTTATGTGGGGTTGTGGAGAATTATGGTAAATTCTCAACAATAGCCTAACCTTTTTTCTTGATAGAAATATCTGATGcctgaaatattttttgtactCAACTATGTGTATATTTGGGATCCACTCCTAATAGAGCTGGTGCATTTATTCGATATTATGCTTGACATTCCATGCTATGGCAATATTTGGGATATGGGATCCACTCCTATGTTGTTACATGATTGGTTTTTGTTCTTTGATTGCAGCTGACAGGTAGTAGGAAGTTTTATATCGAAGGGAAAAGAGTGCGATTGGCATCAAAGAGAAGCTGAAATTTTGATACTTCTTTTTCTTGGCCTCTTctaattcattatattttagGAGAGAAAGGGGGCAGTTTGGAATTTAGTCTAAGGTAAATTTGCATTGGTTAGCTTTATCAACGTATGTTGTAGTATTAAAtagcattttatgaaatttaataattttttcttttaagtttaaattttaaaagtgcaTGTGTATCCTGGATTGAATATTGAAATTATCTGTTTACTCGTATAGAAAATAATGAATGGACATGGAAATGTCAACAGGGTTCCTTTTCTCGTGGcactttaaaatttcttttctatCAAGAAAAGCTTGATGAAATTTCCTTTTGTAGATCAGAAATCATACataaaaatgctttttttttcttatctgatTTCTTCTCTGCCCTTCAATTAACCAAACTTACCATGGAATGTACTAGAAAGCTTGTTGAGTGATGACAAAGTTTGATAGAGTATTATCACGAGTAATGTTTGGTGGTTATGAGGAAGGCACGATCAATTCAAGTGAGTTGGGAGTGTTTTGTGTCACATTTTCTCGATAGATAAAGCTGTCGAATCAAGGAAAACCGTATTGgggttttgtaaattttgattaaaattccAAGTAAAATAGcctttaattttaagtaaaattttaatgtttatgattgaaaataaatagtttttttttaaattattttctccgtttattctaaaattgagcattttaaaattatgacttTTAACAAGTGGTGCAAATCATAATTAACTAGTTGGGAGAAGGGAATGCAAGAGTgagaaattttataatagttGCTTATTGTGTGAAATATACCTCTtaacaagaaaaagaatattaaaaatataactgaAATAGTAGGAAGAGTGAAAATTTACTTTCAAAGATGTGTAACTAATAATAACAAAGTGTGTTTGAAGTAGTATATTAATTGTTAGTACGCtgattttaatttagaaaaaaaaattccggTTAAGCATCACTTGCATTCAGGCAATGTTATAAAATGTAATTAGGGGATCAGCTTAGTTGAGATTTGTTAGTTAAACTATGTGTAAATGTGAGTTAGATACAAAAtcgaattttaatatatatatttgtagtgTAAATGTGTAATGATTGATATCACGTGGCGTGGGCATGTCATACATTCGAATTTGACCTATCATTAACCTAGCTTCAAAACCCTTCAAACCACTTTACATTACATGAATTGGAAGAGTACTTAACCATGTATTTTATATGCGTCGAAAAAAGAATAGTGTTTCCATGTGTTTAGTGTGTGTACGAAATAGTATAAATTGATATTTGTGTTAAGTGTTATAAAATGATagatttgaaaacattttataaaaagtaaattttatcgatttaatttttgaattatttgatattattttgataattatatatatgtatatatatatatatatatatatatatataattttagttaattGAGAAATTTATAGATACAAACtcgaattatatattaatttatatttcaattagtatatttgtattaaaataaactagtaTAGTGcagtattaattaatatttaaattaatatgaaattatgtaggttttattttataatacattttcttttctgtttctttcttttatttaccCTTTATaacccaaataataataataataataataataattccttTAAAGTtaactattaaattaataaagtttattttggtaatttttttttttactaattggtaaaaggttaTTAATATGTCCTTTTTTGAAGTTTGATATTTAATATCAATTGTCTTATCCATATTGGTTATTTTGAGAAATAAGAAGAGTAAGAGTTCTTAATTACAAATCTCATGtgaattaaatacataatttgaaCCATCAATTTTAATCTAGATAGTTATAATCAAATGTTCTCATTTATCACAATACTAAAAATTTctcacttaaatttaaaattataatttacacTATACAACCACTagctaataaatattaaaaactactTAGTATTCGTATTACCAATTTAAaatatcacacacacacacacacacacacacacacacacacacacacacacacacacacacatatatatatatatatatatatatatatatatatatatatatatatatatatatatatattcttttaacgatattaattcaaataaaattttgtagtttatatttcacaaaaaataagta from Glycine soja cultivar W05 chromosome 8, ASM419377v2, whole genome shotgun sequence includes:
- the LOC114421047 gene encoding PIN2/TERF1-interacting telomerase inhibitor 1-like is translated as MAAPESPLCYVGVARQSAAFRLMKQMGWEEGEGLGKEKQGIKGHVRVKNKQDTIGIGLEKPNNWAFDTTQFDNILKRLKVQAPQSHDIEEKVETKASVPVDNEEDSVPKTTRPQGRYARRERGKLVSQYSLKDLEGILVKKGDVSGSTDNSDGELDMLKTSEIQKFEDEGSKYPAIPPDWWGYKYGFVSGGFLGAESKKKKSMISGKAERTAFFEEDQENLYNLVQEKSTTGKQGLGIKDRPKKVAGCYFQGKKKSFDDSDEDSADNDSLEQAANDDLIKVEKIVEGKVKLKKLCKQILQQVPGESLKLKQLKVLIDEHSSSILSDFSSRRESVAYLKQKLTGSRKFYIEGKRVRLASKRS